CTGGTGGTCTTCGCGTTCGCCGCTCTGATGCAGGCGGAGGACCGGATGCGTTACGGCGACTACGGCTACGACCAGACCTCGGTCGACAGCCAGTACGACCGGGTGCGGGACGTCTTCGTCTACGACAGTGAGGGCCGGCTGGTGGAGAATGCCCGGCTCTTCGACCAGAACGGCAGTCCGATCCGGCTCGGCTATCCGGACTGCTCAGAAGACGCCTATGGCAAGCCGTCGCTGCGGGCGTACCCGTACTGCCCCGAGCAGGCGCCCTTCGGGCCTCGCGCCCCGGGCGCGCCCCTTCCACCCACGCCGCCCACCACCGTGCCGGATCCGCGCAGCACGCCGGGCCCGAGCACCCCACCCGGTCCGACCGGAACGCCGGCGCCGACGGCCACCGGCCAGCCCACGGCAGGCCCAACCGCGACGCCGAGCGACGCACCGACGCCAACCCCGACGAGCTGAACCACGGTGTGAATTCGATCATGTGCACGAAGCTGGGAAATAGCTGAACGGACGAGGCGAGCGGGACGGCACCGGAAATCAATGATCGTTACGGTGTCGTCTGCTCATCAACCCCTCGGAAGGAACCCCCGTGTCAGAGCAGGTCGCACCGCCCCCCGCGCCCGACGCCGCACCATCCCCGCCGGCCGTCGAGACGCCGCAAGCGGCCGAACCGGAGCCGGCCGCGCCGCAGCCGGCCGAGCCCGAGGCGGCCGCGCCGCAGGCGGTCGCGCCGCAGCCGGTCGAGCCCGAGGCGGCCGCGCCGGAGGCGAAGAAGTCCGGTGCAAAGAAGGCCCTCGGCATCGTTGGCGCGATCCTCGCAATCGTCGTCGTCGCCGGCCTGAAGTTCGGCATCGCCTCGGCGATCGGCGACTACTTCAACAAGGACGAGACCGCCGCCGCCAAGACCGGTGACTGCATCGCCGAGCTACCCGAGATCCGCGGCACCGAGCAGGAGAAGGTCGACAGCGCCAAGGTCGTGGAGTGCACCTCCACCGACGCGGCGTACACGGTGGTCGGTCGGCTGGATGACCAGACCGAGGCCCAGGCCAAGGCCGACACCACCTGCAATCAGTACTTCAAGGAGAACGAAGAGGGCTACATCTTCTCCAGCATCGAGCCGGGCAAGACGGGCTATGTGCTCTGCTTGACCAAGAAGGTCTGACCGGGGCGGTAGATCAGCATTGACGGCGGCGGGAGCGAACCCCGCCGCCGTCGACGTACCCGGAGTCACCGGCGGGCGAACAGGAGGTGAATGCCACTGTTCCGGCGTCTTCCCGGCGGCGGCGCGGCATGGCAGGCTACCGGCACGTAGGACCACTGGGCGACCAGCCAACGATGACTGACCGCTAGGAGGACAGCCCATGGGCGAGATGGTGAGCTACCGCAGCAACGGGGGCACGAGCGAGGGGTATCTCGCGATACCCGCCAGCGGCATGGCCAGTCCCGCAGTCATCGTCATCCAGGAGTGGTGGGGCCTGGTTCCGCACATCCGGTCGGTGGCGGACCGGTTCGCCGAGGCCGGCTTCGTCGCCCTCGCCCCGGACTTCTACCACGGTGAGACGACCAGCGAGCCGGACGAGGCGCAGCGGCTGTTGATGGCGATGCGGATGGACGAGGCGGCGAAGGACATCGCCGGCGCGGCCGACTATCTCGCGGGGCGGCCGGAGGTCACCGGCAAGGTCGGTGCCGTGGGTTTCTGCGCCGGTGGCAGCCTGGCCCTGTGGTCGGCCACCATCTCGGAGCGGATCGTCGCCACCGCCGGTTTCTATCCCGTGTTGCCCTGGGAGTCGATGCGCCCCGACTGGGTCGACTACGCCGGCAAGGCCGCGGTCATCCACTGCTCCGAAGAGGACGGCACCTCGGCCGCCGAGGGCGTACAAAGCGCCCGCCGGGCCATCGAGGAGGCCGGCGGTAACTGCAACCTCTACGACTACCCGGGCACCTCGCACGCCTTCTTCAACGACGACCGGCCAGAGGCGTTCGACCAGCGCGCCGCCGCCAGCGCCTGGGCCCGCACCCTGGAACTCTTCCGGGCCAAGCTTGGCTGAGTCCCGTACCCCCGAGCAGGTGGTCGCCCGCGCAGCGCGGGCGACCGACCTGGCCGACCTCGACGTGGCGGTGAGCAACTGTTTTGCCTGCCCGCGCCTGGTCCAATGGCGGGAGGACGTTGCCCGCACCCGTCGGGCCGCGTTCCGCGACCAGGAATACTGGGGCCGGCCGGTGCCGGGCTTCGGCACCGGCGACGCGCGGATCGCCATCCTCGGGCTGGCACCCGCCGCACACGGTGGTAACCGCACCGGCCGGATCTTCACCGGTGATCGGTCGGGCGACGTGCTGTTCGCCGCGCTGCACCGGGCCGGGCTGGCCAACCAGCCGACCAGCGTCGCCGCCGACGACGGCCTCGCGCTGCGGGACATCCGGATCTTCTCCGCCGTCAGGTGTGCGCCTCCGGACAACAAACCGACCCCGCAGGAGCGGGACAATTGCGCACCCTGGGTCCATCGTGAGGTCACGCTGATCCGGCCCACGCTGCGGGTCGTGGTCGCGCTGGGCGCATTCGCCTGGGCCGCGTGGTGGCCGGTGCTACGTGAGGTGTACGGGCAGCGCCCGCCCAGCCCGCGACCGGCGTTCGGCCATGGGGCACACTGGTCCGGCACGGGCGCTCCGGACTTGCTGGGCTGCTACCACGTCAGCCAGCAGAACACCTTCACCGGGCGGCTGACACCAGGAATGCTGGACGACGTCTTCGGCCAGGCTAAGCAGCTGGCCGGAGTGGACTGAGACACGCGTGGGGCGGTGGCGATGACAGACGGAACACGCCCGCCCACGCCGTCCCCGGCCGCCGAGACGGGGGTGCTGCGCCCGGCGCTCGGCCTGCTCCGCCGGTGGTGGCCGGTGGGCGCGGTCGCCGCACTGCTCGCCGGTGCCGCGCTGGCGTCGGCCCACTCGTCGATCGGGGCCAGCCGGATCCCGCCAGCCGCGGACAACGTTCCCTGGGTTCCCGAGTACCCGACGGCCGAGCCGCCGCCGTCGATTCCGGTCGAGCCACGCGACGCCGGCGAGGCCACCCAGGCGAACATCCCGCAGTGGATCGGGACCGTGGCGATGGTGTTGCTCGGGCTGG
The window above is part of the Micromonospora sp. LH3U1 genome. Proteins encoded here:
- a CDS encoding uracil-DNA glycosylase, whose product is MAESRTPEQVVARAARATDLADLDVAVSNCFACPRLVQWREDVARTRRAAFRDQEYWGRPVPGFGTGDARIAILGLAPAAHGGNRTGRIFTGDRSGDVLFAALHRAGLANQPTSVAADDGLALRDIRIFSAVRCAPPDNKPTPQERDNCAPWVHREVTLIRPTLRVVVALGAFAWAAWWPVLREVYGQRPPSPRPAFGHGAHWSGTGAPDLLGCYHVSQQNTFTGRLTPGMLDDVFGQAKQLAGVD
- a CDS encoding dienelactone hydrolase family protein: MGEMVSYRSNGGTSEGYLAIPASGMASPAVIVIQEWWGLVPHIRSVADRFAEAGFVALAPDFYHGETTSEPDEAQRLLMAMRMDEAAKDIAGAADYLAGRPEVTGKVGAVGFCAGGSLALWSATISERIVATAGFYPVLPWESMRPDWVDYAGKAAVIHCSEEDGTSAAEGVQSARRAIEEAGGNCNLYDYPGTSHAFFNDDRPEAFDQRAAASAWARTLELFRAKLG
- a CDS encoding LppU/SCO3897 family protein, which encodes MSEQVAPPPAPDAAPSPPAVETPQAAEPEPAAPQPAEPEAAAPQAVAPQPVEPEAAAPEAKKSGAKKALGIVGAILAIVVVAGLKFGIASAIGDYFNKDETAAAKTGDCIAELPEIRGTEQEKVDSAKVVECTSTDAAYTVVGRLDDQTEAQAKADTTCNQYFKENEEGYIFSSIEPGKTGYVLCLTKKV